Proteins encoded by one window of Sphingosinicella sp. BN140058:
- the flaF gene encoding flagellar biosynthesis regulator FlaF, which translates to MSLDAYRRVRSIAETPRAQEYRLMSQITGEMIHARDAGLNGAALVPSLHRNRQAWSTFSSLCAAPGNKLPTELRASIISIALWVDRYTSEVVAGRDSIEDLINVNRAIIDGLANENLQAA; encoded by the coding sequence ATGTCGCTCGACGCCTATCGCCGCGTGCGCTCCATTGCGGAGACCCCGCGCGCGCAGGAATATCGTCTGATGAGCCAGATCACCGGCGAGATGATCCACGCCCGCGATGCTGGCCTGAACGGCGCGGCGCTGGTGCCTTCCTTGCACCGCAATCGGCAGGCCTGGAGCACCTTTTCCTCGCTGTGTGCAGCGCCGGGCAACAAGCTGCCGACCGAGCTTCGTGCAAGCATTATCTCGATTGCCCTGTGGGTCGATCGCTATACCAGCGAAGTCGTCGCAGGCCGCGACAGCATCGAAGATCTGATCAATGTCAACCGTGCCATCATCGATGGTTTGGCCAACGAAAACTTGCAGGCTGCCTAA
- the motA gene encoding flagellar motor stator protein MotA, whose translation MLNGIGFVVILVCVFGSFLISGGKLEIVLHALPHEMMAIAGASVGAFLVANSGGTAKSALAGIKRSFKGGRWKDSDYRDLLALLFGLLTTFRKGGATGIEKHLDEPAESPLFSKYPRLLADHHLIEFICDYLRMMTVNFEDPHQIAEAMENDIDRHHHEELLPQHALQTMADGLPAIGIVAAVLGVIKTMGSIDQPTEILGAMIGGALVGTFLGVLLSYCFVGPLASKLKETIDSDCHPYQLVKTAIVGYAQGIPTQVAIEIARRMTPSHHAPTFQQLESALDEAKDELNAIPI comes from the coding sequence ATGTTAAACGGTATCGGTTTCGTCGTCATTCTGGTCTGCGTGTTCGGGAGCTTCCTGATCTCGGGCGGCAAGCTCGAAATCGTGCTCCACGCACTGCCGCACGAGATGATGGCTATTGCGGGCGCCTCCGTCGGCGCCTTTCTCGTCGCCAATTCGGGCGGCACGGCAAAGAGCGCCCTCGCGGGGATCAAGCGGTCGTTCAAGGGCGGGCGCTGGAAGGACAGCGACTATCGCGATCTGCTCGCTCTGCTGTTCGGCCTGCTCACCACCTTTCGCAAGGGCGGTGCCACCGGGATCGAGAAGCATCTCGACGAGCCGGCCGAGAGCCCGCTCTTCTCCAAATATCCGCGACTGCTCGCCGACCATCACCTGATCGAGTTCATCTGCGATTATCTGCGCATGATGACGGTCAATTTCGAGGATCCGCATCAGATTGCCGAGGCGATGGAGAACGACATCGACCGGCATCATCATGAGGAGCTGCTGCCGCAGCATGCGCTGCAGACGATGGCGGACGGTCTGCCGGCGATCGGCATCGTCGCCGCGGTGCTCGGCGTCATCAAGACGATGGGCTCGATCGATCAGCCGACCGAGATCCTCGGCGCGATGATCGGCGGCGCACTCGTCGGCACCTTCCTCGGCGTGCTTCTGTCTTATTGCTTCGTCGGCCCGCTCGCCTCGAAGCTCAAGGAGACGATCGACTCCGATTGCCACCCCTACCAGCTCGTGAAGACCGCGATCGTCGGTTACGCCCAGGGCATTCCGACGCAGGTCGCGATCGAGATCGCCCGGCGCATGACCCCTTCGCACCACGCACCCACTTTCCAGCAGCTCGAGAGCGCTCTCGACGAGGCCAAGGATGAACTCAATGCTATCCCAATTTGA
- a CDS encoding lipid asymmetry maintenance protein MlaB, with product MSLPAHGSTVTAEDLRVQLVLAADVDGDVVIDGSDVESIGQAVLQLLIATKAEAERNGQTFTIANPSEPLRRRISACGLSDQFGLEEEDQVQ from the coding sequence GTGAGCCTTCCGGCCCACGGATCGACCGTGACTGCCGAGGACTTGCGCGTACAGCTCGTGCTCGCAGCGGATGTCGACGGCGACGTCGTGATCGACGGCAGCGATGTGGAGAGCATCGGCCAGGCCGTGCTCCAGCTGCTGATCGCGACCAAGGCCGAAGCCGAGCGCAACGGACAGACCTTCACCATCGCCAATCCGAGCGAACCGCTCCGCCGGCGAATTTCAGCTTGCGGCCTGAGCGATCAATTCGGGCTCGAAGAAGAGGACCAGGTTCAATGA
- a CDS encoding response regulator, producing the protein MSKLILTVDDSASMRMLLKTSLTAQGFAIEGANDGVHGLERIQEVNPDLLITDINMPKMDGFGLIEEVRKLPQFRGLPILVLSTEFSDEKKARAREAGATGWITKPFDPTKLGAAIRRVCP; encoded by the coding sequence ATGAGCAAACTCATTCTGACGGTGGACGACAGCGCGAGCATGCGCATGCTGCTCAAGACGTCGCTGACCGCCCAGGGCTTCGCCATCGAGGGCGCCAATGACGGCGTTCACGGTCTCGAGCGGATCCAGGAGGTCAATCCCGACCTGCTGATCACCGACATCAACATGCCCAAGATGGACGGCTTCGGCCTGATCGAGGAAGTGCGCAAGCTGCCGCAGTTCCGCGGTCTTCCCATCCTCGTCCTTTCGACCGAATTCTCGGATGAGAAGAAGGCCCGTGCCCGTGAGGCCGGTGCCACCGGCTGGATCACCAAGCCCTTCGATCCGACCAAGCTGGGGGCGGCGATCCGCCGTGTGTGCCCGTGA